The Streptomyces kanamyceticus genome window below encodes:
- a CDS encoding acyl carrier protein, whose translation MSELTLPELVDIMRECAGEEEAVTAAGADVGDVELENLGYDSLALMEAAGRVKRQYKAELTDDALAEIRTLNQFVAAVNDTLASAGARPSV comes from the coding sequence ATGAGCGAGCTCACCCTGCCCGAACTGGTCGACATCATGCGCGAATGCGCGGGTGAGGAGGAGGCGGTCACCGCCGCGGGCGCGGACGTCGGCGACGTCGAGCTGGAGAACCTCGGCTACGACTCGCTGGCGCTGATGGAGGCCGCGGGCCGCGTCAAGCGCCAGTACAAGGCCGAACTCACCGACGACGCCCTCGCCGAGATCCGCACCCTCAACCAGTTCGTGGCAGCCGTCAACGACACCCTGGCCTCGGCCGGGGCGCGCCCGTCCGTCTGA
- a CDS encoding FAD-binding oxidoreductase — MGKLPRRRVLRGTVVAGGAAALTGLGGTAAARPGKNRAGVPGPVTVVPADPRYASMNKTYNGRFTPRPDAVRAVYSAEQVIQAVDEAVRTGKRIAVRSGGHCYEDFVTHPDVKIVLDVSEMNEVSFDPEHQAFAVESGATLGQVYKSLYYGWGVTVPGGSCPSVGAGGHIAGGGYGSLSLRDGMVVDHLYGVDVVVVDKNGKARRVVATRRADDPHRDLWWAHTGGGGGNFGVVLRYLLRSPGARGKDPATLLPTPPATAPGLAVTWQWADVGERAFTTLVRDHGTWHERHPRSPVSSSLALGHRAGGQFQLLVGADAPQPEAARLMDAYVKDVTAGAGAPSTTARSDQPWLTATLGAETYAGGTPAKSKAGFLRRRWSDRQIAVVHKYLNDGDQRWGASVHVTSFGGAINTVAPDATAFPHRDALFSVSYDLYWEDPANKEEINWIRRFYQEVYADTGGVPVPGDANSGAYVNYPDADLADPKWNTSGIPWHTLYYRDNYPRLQQIKARWDPGNVFHHALSVRPKA; from the coding sequence GTGGGCAAGCTGCCACGCCGTCGCGTACTGCGGGGAACGGTCGTCGCGGGTGGTGCCGCGGCACTGACCGGACTGGGCGGTACGGCCGCCGCGCGACCAGGAAAGAACCGCGCAGGGGTGCCGGGGCCCGTCACGGTCGTTCCGGCGGATCCGCGGTACGCGAGCATGAACAAGACCTACAACGGACGGTTCACCCCGCGCCCCGACGCGGTCCGGGCCGTCTACTCGGCCGAGCAGGTCATCCAGGCCGTCGACGAGGCCGTACGCACGGGGAAGCGGATCGCCGTCCGCAGCGGCGGGCACTGCTACGAGGACTTCGTCACCCACCCCGACGTCAAGATCGTCCTCGATGTCTCGGAGATGAACGAGGTCAGCTTCGACCCCGAACACCAGGCCTTCGCCGTGGAGTCGGGCGCCACCCTGGGCCAGGTCTACAAGAGCCTCTACTACGGCTGGGGGGTGACCGTCCCCGGCGGCAGCTGCCCCAGCGTGGGGGCGGGCGGACACATCGCGGGCGGCGGCTACGGCAGCCTCTCGCTGCGGGACGGCATGGTCGTCGACCACCTCTACGGCGTCGACGTCGTCGTCGTGGACAAGAACGGCAAGGCGCGCCGCGTGGTCGCCACCCGGCGCGCCGACGATCCCCACCGAGACCTGTGGTGGGCCCACACCGGTGGCGGCGGCGGCAACTTCGGCGTCGTCCTGCGCTACCTCCTGCGCTCCCCGGGAGCCCGCGGCAAGGACCCGGCGACACTGCTGCCCACCCCGCCCGCCACCGCACCTGGCCTGGCCGTCACCTGGCAGTGGGCGGACGTCGGCGAGCGGGCGTTCACCACGCTCGTCCGCGACCACGGCACGTGGCACGAACGCCACCCGCGCAGCCCCGTCTCCAGCTCCCTGGCGCTCGGCCACCGGGCGGGCGGCCAGTTCCAGCTCCTGGTCGGCGCCGACGCCCCGCAGCCCGAAGCCGCCCGCCTCATGGACGCCTACGTCAAGGACGTCACGGCCGGAGCCGGTGCCCCCTCCACCACCGCCCGCTCCGACCAGCCCTGGCTCACCGCCACTCTCGGCGCGGAGACCTACGCGGGCGGCACCCCCGCCAAGTCCAAGGCGGGCTTCCTGCGCAGACGCTGGAGCGACCGGCAGATCGCCGTCGTGCACAAGTACCTGAACGACGGCGACCAGCGCTGGGGCGCCTCCGTCCACGTCACCTCCTTCGGCGGGGCGATCAACACCGTCGCCCCCGACGCGACCGCCTTCCCGCACCGCGACGCGCTCTTCAGCGTCTCCTACGACCTGTACTGGGAGGACCCCGCGAACAAGGAGGAGATCAACTGGATCCGCCGCTTCTACCAGGAGGTGTACGCCGACACGGGCGGTGTGCCCGTGCCCGGCGACGCCAACAGCGGCGCCTACGTCAACTACCCGGACGCCGACCTCGCCGACCCGAAGTGGAACACCTCCGGCATCCCCTGGCACACCCTCTACTACCGCGACAACTACCCCCGGCTCCAGCAGATCAAGGCCCGCTGGGACCCCGGGAACGTCTTCCACCACGCCTTGTCCGTCCGCCCGAAGGCCTGA
- a CDS encoding class I SAM-dependent methyltransferase, with amino-acid sequence MDDTAYKAAVAQAFDRAAAHYDRLGVEFFTPMGRRLVERVAPRPGDRVLDVGCGRGAALFPAAALAGPEGSALGIDIAPAMIDEARREAERQGVTNVELRTMDGEHPELPPRSFDLITGSYSVIFLPDAPAALARYAALLRDGGRIGFTSPVFTDDTFPFLPPVFTDLIPRSLLSDLPPEWQPEALRRRFNSWLGHATDLRRTLEKAGFRDVEVADEPVELVAESGEAWVDWSHTQGMRLLWTHLSARESAQLRQRLITALDAMRDGEGPLTIDTPVRYVTATVRR; translated from the coding sequence GTGGACGACACGGCGTACAAGGCGGCGGTGGCCCAGGCCTTCGACCGGGCGGCGGCGCACTACGACCGGCTGGGCGTCGAGTTCTTCACGCCGATGGGCAGGCGGTTGGTGGAGCGGGTGGCTCCGAGGCCGGGTGACCGGGTGCTCGACGTGGGGTGCGGCCGGGGCGCGGCCCTGTTCCCCGCGGCGGCGCTCGCCGGGCCCGAGGGCTCCGCGCTGGGCATCGACATCGCCCCCGCGATGATCGACGAGGCGCGCCGGGAAGCCGAGCGGCAGGGCGTCACCAACGTGGAGCTGCGGACGATGGACGGGGAGCATCCCGAACTCCCGCCCCGTTCCTTCGACTTGATCACCGGCAGCTACAGCGTGATCTTCCTGCCGGACGCTCCCGCGGCGCTCGCCCGCTATGCGGCGCTGCTGCGGGACGGCGGCCGGATCGGCTTCACCAGCCCGGTGTTCACGGACGACACCTTTCCGTTCCTGCCGCCCGTGTTCACCGACCTGATTCCGCGGTCCTTGCTGAGCGATCTGCCGCCCGAGTGGCAGCCGGAGGCGCTGCGGCGGCGCTTCAACAGCTGGCTGGGACACGCCACCGATCTGCGCCGGACACTGGAGAAGGCCGGGTTCAGGGACGTCGAGGTCGCCGATGAGCCAGTGGAACTGGTGGCGGAGTCGGGCGAGGCGTGGGTCGACTGGTCGCACACCCAGGGAATGCGGCTGCTGTGGACGCACCTGTCGGCGCGGGAGAGCGCGCAGCTGCGGCAGCGGCTGATCACCGCCCTCGACGCGATGCGGGACGGTGAAGGGCCGCTGACGATCGACACTCCGGTGCGCTACGTCACCGCGACGGTTCGCCGATAG
- a CDS encoding ketosynthase chain-length factor: protein MTTAVVTGAGVVAPNGLGTEAFWSATLRGDHVIKPIDRYDTTRFTSRLAGEVRDFDAARYLPSRLLAQTDRMTQFALAAADWALADAALDTGELARTDLGVVTASAAGGFDFGQRELQNLWGEGPDHVSAYMSFAWFYAVNTGQISIKNDLRGPTGVLVAEQAGGIDALAHARRALRGGAEVVLSGGMDSSLCPYGMAARMAAGRLSTRDDPDRAFLPFDPDTDGHVPGEGGAILVLEEKDRALRRGASIHGEIAGHGATFDPRPSAMRPGNLGRAIELALADAGLAPGDIDVVFADADGSPENDRAEAEALVRLFGPYGVPVTAPKTMIGRLCSGGAPLDVVLALRALREGLIPPTIKVTPGYALDLVREGPRPFTGTAALVLARGHNGFNSALVLRGRGKDHR from the coding sequence ATGACGACGGCCGTAGTGACCGGAGCCGGGGTCGTCGCCCCCAACGGCCTGGGGACTGAGGCGTTCTGGTCGGCGACCCTGCGCGGCGACCACGTCATCAAACCGATCGACCGGTACGACACCACGCGCTTCACCAGTCGGCTGGCAGGAGAGGTGCGGGACTTCGACGCCGCACGGTACCTGCCGAGCAGGCTCCTGGCGCAGACCGACCGGATGACCCAGTTCGCGCTCGCCGCCGCCGACTGGGCCCTCGCCGACGCGGCCCTGGACACCGGTGAACTCGCCAGGACCGACCTCGGCGTCGTCACCGCGAGCGCCGCCGGCGGCTTCGACTTCGGCCAGCGCGAGCTGCAGAACCTCTGGGGCGAAGGGCCCGACCACGTCAGTGCCTACATGTCCTTCGCCTGGTTCTACGCGGTCAACACCGGCCAGATCTCCATCAAGAACGACCTGCGGGGCCCCACCGGAGTCCTCGTCGCCGAACAGGCCGGCGGCATCGACGCCCTCGCCCACGCCCGGCGCGCCCTGCGCGGCGGCGCCGAAGTGGTCCTCTCCGGAGGCATGGACTCCTCGCTCTGCCCGTACGGAATGGCCGCCCGCATGGCCGCGGGCAGGCTCTCCACCCGGGACGACCCCGACCGCGCCTTCCTCCCCTTCGACCCGGACACCGACGGACACGTGCCGGGCGAGGGCGGGGCGATCCTCGTCCTGGAAGAGAAGGACCGGGCCCTGCGGCGCGGGGCGAGCATCCACGGAGAGATCGCGGGACACGGGGCCACCTTCGACCCGCGGCCCTCCGCGATGCGCCCCGGCAACCTCGGCCGCGCCATCGAACTCGCCCTGGCCGACGCGGGGCTGGCCCCAGGCGACATCGACGTCGTCTTCGCCGACGCCGACGGCTCCCCGGAGAACGACCGTGCGGAGGCGGAGGCCCTCGTGCGGCTCTTCGGCCCGTACGGCGTACCCGTCACCGCCCCCAAGACCATGATCGGCCGCCTCTGCTCCGGCGGCGCGCCCCTCGACGTCGTCCTCGCCCTGCGCGCCCTGCGCGAGGGCCTCATCCCCCCGACCATCAAGGTCACCCCCGGCTACGCACTCGACCTGGTGCGCGAGGGGCCGCGGCCGTTCACCGGCACCGCCGCCCTGGTGCTGGCCCGCGGACACAACGGTTTCAACAGCGCCCTCGTGCTGCGCGGGCGAGGAAAGGACCACCGATGA
- a CDS encoding acyltransferase domain-containing protein gives MGTVANRPTMVLLLPGQGAQHPRMATGLYGTEPVFTGAMDEVFALVDTEAAGEGERLRADWLSERPAVHLDHVSRSQPLLFAVDHALGRLVRSWGARPDALLGHSIGELAGAVLSGVFTLADATRLVLDRVRLLADAPPGGMLAVAATPRELAPFLVGDVVVGAVNAPRQTVLAGPDPALELVHKDLEAQDFTCRRLPSHSAFHSPALAPAVAGSEAAVAALATAAPTIALHSCYTARPLSEEDVADPLYWARQPVAPVLFWSALDALLSEGDAVLVEAGPGQGLAQLARRHPSVRAGDSAVVPLLPARPGPPERDRAAVRAARESLASYGLIGEPIGEPSR, from the coding sequence ATGGGGACAGTGGCGAACCGACCGACGATGGTGCTCCTCCTGCCGGGCCAGGGCGCTCAGCACCCACGGATGGCCACCGGCCTGTACGGGACCGAACCGGTGTTCACCGGCGCCATGGACGAGGTGTTCGCCCTCGTCGACACCGAGGCGGCAGGAGAGGGCGAACGGCTCAGGGCCGACTGGCTTAGCGAGCGCCCCGCCGTGCACCTCGACCACGTCAGCCGCTCCCAGCCGCTGCTGTTCGCCGTCGACCACGCACTCGGCCGACTGGTACGGAGCTGGGGTGCCCGGCCGGACGCCCTGCTCGGCCACAGCATCGGCGAACTGGCGGGAGCCGTGCTCTCCGGAGTCTTCACCCTGGCCGACGCCACCCGGCTGGTCCTGGACCGCGTCCGGCTCCTCGCCGACGCCCCGCCGGGCGGCATGCTCGCCGTCGCCGCGACGCCGCGGGAGCTCGCGCCCTTCCTGGTGGGCGACGTCGTCGTCGGCGCGGTCAACGCCCCGCGCCAGACCGTACTCGCGGGACCCGACCCGGCCCTCGAACTGGTCCACAAGGACCTGGAGGCACAGGACTTCACCTGTCGGCGCCTGCCCTCCCACAGCGCCTTCCACAGCCCCGCCCTCGCACCCGCCGTCGCCGGTTCCGAGGCGGCCGTGGCCGCACTGGCGACCGCCGCGCCGACGATCGCCCTGCACTCCTGCTACACGGCGCGGCCACTGAGCGAGGAGGACGTCGCGGACCCGCTCTACTGGGCCCGCCAGCCGGTCGCCCCGGTGCTCTTCTGGAGCGCGCTCGACGCCCTCCTGTCCGAGGGCGACGCCGTCCTGGTGGAGGCGGGCCCGGGGCAGGGGCTCGCCCAACTCGCCAGGCGCCACCCCTCCGTACGGGCCGGTGACAGCGCGGTCGTCCCGCTGCTGCCCGCCCGCCCCGGCCCTCCGGAGCGGGATCGCGCAGCGGTGCGGGCGGCCAGGGAGAGCCTCGCCTCGTACGGCCTCATCGGCGAACCTATCGGCGAACCGTCGCGGTGA
- a CDS encoding ketoacyl-ACP synthase III family protein codes for MDPLYIAATGSRLPPAVRTEDAVADGRCSAALARATGSLAVAVAGDDESAPQMAVRAARSALERAGTAPGDIDLVLHASFFHQGHDLWAPASYVQREAVGTNCPAMEIGQVSNGGMAAIELASAYLAVDPGRSAALITTGDKFCPPGFDRWHSDPGTVYADGGTALVLSRRGGFARIRSLVTVSVAELEGMHRGDDPFARTPFEHRPQVDLEACKRAFLAETGASYAVSRVAAAQESAVKQALAEAELDLDDITRIVLPHLGRRRLQAAYFGPFGIDPERTTWPWSRQVGHLGAGDPIAGLDRLAVTGALGPGDTCLLVSVGAGFSWSCAVLDIHERPRWAQP; via the coding sequence ATGGACCCGCTCTACATCGCCGCCACCGGCAGCAGACTGCCGCCCGCGGTCCGCACCGAGGACGCCGTCGCCGACGGCAGATGCTCCGCCGCCCTCGCGCGCGCCACCGGCAGTCTCGCCGTCGCCGTCGCGGGCGACGACGAATCGGCCCCGCAGATGGCCGTACGCGCCGCCCGCTCCGCACTGGAGCGGGCGGGCACCGCCCCCGGCGACATCGACCTCGTCCTGCACGCCAGCTTCTTCCACCAGGGCCACGACCTGTGGGCCCCCGCCTCGTACGTCCAACGGGAAGCCGTCGGCACCAACTGCCCCGCCATGGAGATCGGCCAGGTCTCCAACGGCGGCATGGCCGCCATCGAGCTCGCCTCCGCCTACCTGGCCGTCGACCCGGGCCGCTCGGCCGCGCTGATCACCACCGGCGACAAGTTCTGCCCGCCCGGCTTCGACCGCTGGCACAGCGACCCCGGCACCGTGTACGCCGACGGCGGGACCGCCCTCGTGCTCTCGCGCCGCGGCGGATTCGCCCGGATCCGCAGCCTCGTCACGGTCTCCGTGGCGGAACTGGAAGGGATGCACCGCGGCGACGACCCGTTCGCGCGGACGCCGTTCGAGCACCGTCCCCAGGTCGATCTGGAGGCCTGCAAGCGTGCGTTCCTCGCGGAGACCGGTGCTTCCTACGCGGTCTCCCGGGTCGCCGCCGCGCAGGAGAGCGCGGTCAAACAGGCCCTGGCCGAGGCGGAACTCGATCTCGACGACATCACCCGCATCGTGCTGCCCCACCTGGGACGGCGCCGACTCCAGGCCGCCTACTTCGGCCCGTTCGGCATCGACCCGGAGCGGACCACCTGGCCCTGGAGCAGACAGGTGGGCCACCTGGGGGCCGGTGACCCGATCGCCGGACTCGACCGGCTCGCCGTGACAGGGGCCCTCGGCCCGGGAGACACCTGTCTGCTCGTCAGCGTCGGCGCCGGATTCTCCTGGTCCTGCGCCGTGCTCGACATACACGAACGCCCCCGGTGGGCCCAGCCGTGA
- a CDS encoding beta-ketoacyl-[acyl-carrier-protein] synthase family protein — translation MGERRVAVTGIGVVAPGGTGTKAFWERVVSGRPATRRVTAFDPAPFRSRIAAECDFDPLAAGLGERDTERLDRAAQMLMIAAREALGDSRLSIAPEEAHRAGVSIGNAVGLTQKLEREYLAVSDAGRHWVVDPARASPHLYDYFVPSSLSAEVAWFAGAEGPNAVVSAGCTSGIDATGYACDLIREGSADIMITGGADAPIAPITVACFDAIKATSPRNDDAEHALRPFDRTRNGFVLGEGAAVLVLEELGRARRRGAHIHAEIAGYASHGNAHHMTGLRPDGRELATAITSALDRARIDADAVDYVNAHGTATQQNDRHETAAFKRSLGGHAHAVPISSIKAVVGHSLGAIGAIEIAACALALEHGVVPPTANLHHPDPELDLDYVPLTAREQRLETVLTVGSGFGGFQSAMVLTDAERKAS, via the coding sequence ATGGGGGAACGTCGCGTGGCCGTCACCGGGATCGGGGTCGTCGCGCCAGGAGGTACCGGGACCAAGGCGTTCTGGGAGCGCGTCGTCTCCGGCAGGCCCGCCACCCGCCGTGTCACGGCCTTCGATCCGGCCCCCTTCCGCTCGCGGATCGCCGCCGAATGCGACTTCGACCCGCTCGCCGCGGGACTCGGCGAGCGGGACACCGAACGCCTCGACAGGGCCGCCCAGATGCTGATGATCGCCGCCCGCGAGGCACTGGGCGACAGCCGCCTTTCGATCGCGCCCGAGGAGGCCCACCGGGCCGGGGTCAGCATCGGCAACGCCGTCGGCCTCACCCAGAAGCTGGAGCGCGAATACCTCGCCGTCAGCGACGCGGGCCGCCACTGGGTCGTCGACCCCGCCCGCGCCTCACCGCATCTCTACGACTACTTCGTCCCCAGCTCCCTGTCCGCGGAGGTCGCCTGGTTCGCCGGGGCGGAAGGCCCCAACGCCGTGGTCTCCGCGGGCTGCACCTCCGGCATCGACGCCACCGGCTATGCCTGCGACCTCATCCGCGAGGGCAGCGCCGACATCATGATCACCGGCGGTGCCGACGCCCCGATCGCCCCCATCACCGTCGCCTGCTTCGACGCGATCAAGGCGACCTCGCCCCGCAACGACGACGCCGAACACGCCCTGCGCCCCTTCGACAGGACGCGCAACGGCTTCGTCCTCGGCGAGGGCGCGGCCGTGCTCGTCCTGGAGGAGCTGGGTCGGGCGCGGCGCCGCGGCGCTCACATCCACGCGGAGATCGCCGGATACGCCTCGCACGGCAACGCCCACCACATGACCGGGCTGCGCCCCGACGGACGGGAGCTGGCCACCGCCATCACCTCCGCCCTCGACCGGGCCAGGATCGACGCGGACGCCGTCGACTACGTCAACGCCCACGGGACCGCCACCCAGCAGAACGACCGGCACGAGACGGCCGCCTTCAAACGCAGCCTCGGCGGCCACGCCCACGCCGTACCGATCAGTTCCATCAAGGCCGTGGTCGGCCACTCGCTCGGCGCGATCGGCGCGATCGAGATCGCCGCCTGCGCGCTGGCGCTGGAACACGGAGTCGTACCGCCGACCGCGAACCTGCACCACCCCGATCCCGAACTCGACCTGGACTACGTGCCGTTGACCGCACGGGAGCAGCGGCTGGAGACGGTCCTCACGGTCGGCAGCGGATTCGGCGGGTTCCAGAGCGCCATGGTGCTCACCGACGCGGAGAGGAAGGCCTCATGA
- a CDS encoding polysaccharide deacetylase family protein, with amino-acid sequence MARHSGGRGWYGKVIGAAVGVTMLATGASVWTAQAGDADDASPEATAPAAPGGAAKPVSATIAHSSEAGKRGINITIDDGPDPKWTSQVLDLLREYDVKATFCMVGTQAQAHPDMVKKVVAAGHRLCDHTVSHNTGMDKDSQAYQSQQILDAERMITKASGGVRPMYYRAPGGAFTPYSRKLAASRGMRPLGWNVDTKDFERPGTDAIVATVERELSNGPTLLFHDAGGDRTQTVEALRRLLPRLKEQGHTFGFPVR; translated from the coding sequence ATGGCACGGCACAGCGGTGGGCGGGGCTGGTACGGCAAAGTGATCGGGGCAGCGGTCGGGGTGACCATGCTCGCCACCGGTGCGTCCGTGTGGACCGCGCAGGCCGGTGACGCTGACGACGCGTCACCGGAGGCGACCGCCCCGGCCGCGCCGGGCGGTGCCGCCAAGCCCGTCTCCGCGACCATCGCGCACTCCTCGGAAGCGGGGAAGCGCGGCATCAACATCACCATCGACGACGGCCCCGACCCCAAGTGGACCTCGCAGGTGCTCGACCTGCTGCGCGAGTACGACGTGAAGGCCACGTTCTGCATGGTGGGGACGCAGGCGCAGGCCCACCCGGACATGGTGAAGAAGGTGGTCGCGGCCGGGCACCGGCTGTGCGACCACACGGTGTCGCACAACACCGGCATGGACAAGGACTCCCAGGCCTACCAGTCGCAGCAGATACTCGACGCCGAGCGCATGATCACGAAGGCGTCCGGGGGCGTACGGCCGATGTACTACCGGGCGCCCGGTGGCGCCTTCACCCCGTACAGCCGCAAGCTCGCCGCTTCCCGCGGCATGCGCCCGCTGGGCTGGAACGTGGACACCAAGGACTTCGAGCGCCCGGGTACGGACGCCATCGTCGCCACGGTCGAGCGTGAACTGTCCAACGGACCCACGCTCCTCTTCCACGACGCGGGCGGCGACCGTACCCAGACCGTCGAGGCCCTGCGCCGCCTCCTGCCCCGGCTCAAGGAGCAGGGCCACACCTTCGGCTTCCCGGTGCGCTGA